A window of Fictibacillus halophilus contains these coding sequences:
- a CDS encoding MBL fold metallo-hydrolase, translating into MEFIELSTDCYYFKSAVNIGYIVNNDKSKGMLIDAGLDSSAAKKVIKQLHSEKLPLTHLFITHAHADHFGGAFYIQQNVDVHTIAPALEEAIMRNPILEPIYLSQGNFPLKEMRNKFLEAPSIRVDELCSEGSLESFSEVQTIHLPGHSYNQHGILFGGTLYAADAFLGKDVLQKHKIPFIVDTSKNIETLEKLKEIDVEGMVPGHGNYVTEYKDVIQDNILIQESITSEVHNIINHSGGSGISFENIVAAMLTKYEVEPTNLGAYSLFRTAISAHVNQLLEQKSAVYKITGGIPVIFSAAYKA; encoded by the coding sequence ATGGAATTTATTGAACTATCGACTGACTGTTATTATTTCAAGAGTGCCGTTAACATTGGATATATCGTTAATAATGATAAAAGCAAAGGAATGTTAATAGATGCTGGACTTGATTCATCAGCAGCCAAAAAAGTGATAAAGCAACTTCATAGTGAAAAGCTACCGTTAACCCACCTATTTATTACTCATGCACATGCGGACCATTTTGGAGGAGCTTTCTATATACAACAAAATGTCGATGTACATACAATCGCCCCTGCACTAGAGGAAGCAATTATGAGAAATCCTATTTTAGAACCCATCTATTTATCACAAGGAAATTTCCCGTTGAAAGAAATGCGCAATAAATTTCTAGAAGCACCATCTATACGTGTTGATGAATTATGCTCAGAAGGGAGTTTAGAATCATTTTCTGAAGTTCAAACTATTCATCTTCCAGGTCATAGTTATAATCAACATGGCATCTTATTCGGTGGTACTTTATATGCTGCAGATGCTTTTTTAGGAAAAGATGTACTACAGAAGCATAAGATCCCATTTATTGTTGATACCAGTAAAAACATAGAAACTTTAGAGAAACTAAAGGAGATTGATGTGGAAGGTATGGTCCCTGGTCACGGGAATTATGTAACCGAGTATAAGGATGTGATTCAAGATAACATCCTTATACAAGAGTCAATTACCTCAGAAGTACATAATATAATTAACCATTCAGGAGGTTCTGGAATCTCGTTTGAGAATATAGTTGCGGCAATGCTGACGAAGTATGAGGTTGAACCGACAAATCTAGGGGCATATTCATTGTTTCGAACGGCCATCTCTGCACATGTTAATCAACTGTTAGAGCAGAAAAGTGCGGTATATAAGATAACTGGTGGCATACCCGTTATTTTTTCGGCTGCGTACAAGGCATGA
- a CDS encoding YetF domain-containing protein codes for MDIHVGQLTTELIVGFIALFLLTKVLGKTQISQITPFDFISSIFLGELVGNAMYDDETSIFVILYAIVIWGSMVYVVEIISQKFKGTRKFLEGAPTIVIRKGLIDRDMLKKSKLDINQLQNLVRQKGFFGLREVEYAILESNGSLSILPKYQYGPPNRQDLDLQSQEQPELPVTLILDGELNHDNLSTAGLSKNKLLELIQEQGYSDINEIVYAEFSEGKLLVMPCTQPKK; via the coding sequence ATGGACATTCATGTGGGGCAATTGACAACCGAACTAATCGTAGGGTTTATCGCTCTTTTTTTATTAACAAAAGTATTAGGAAAAACGCAGATCTCACAAATAACACCTTTTGATTTTATATCATCAATTTTCTTGGGTGAACTCGTTGGAAATGCAATGTATGATGATGAAACTTCTATATTCGTCATCTTGTACGCCATTGTAATTTGGGGCTCGATGGTTTATGTTGTAGAGATTATTTCTCAAAAGTTTAAAGGAACTCGAAAGTTTCTTGAAGGCGCGCCAACTATCGTTATTCGTAAGGGACTCATTGATCGTGACATGCTAAAAAAGAGCAAATTGGATATCAACCAACTTCAAAACTTAGTAAGACAAAAAGGGTTTTTCGGATTAAGAGAAGTCGAATACGCCATTTTAGAATCTAATGGATCATTAAGCATATTACCTAAATACCAATATGGGCCTCCGAACAGGCAGGATTTGGACCTGCAAAGTCAAGAACAGCCAGAATTGCCGGTAACACTCATATTAGATGGTGAACTAAACCATGATAACCTTTCAACAGCTGGACTTTCAAAAAATAAACTATTAGAACTTATACAGGAACAAGGCTACTCTGATATAAATGAAATCGTTTATGCTGAGTTCTCAGAAGGTAAACTGTTAGTCATGCCTTGTACGCAGCCGAAAAAATAA
- a CDS encoding GNAT family N-acetyltransferase: MIKTYTTSEQGFQDALAVRKDVFVREQQIDEKEEIDNNEDVSLHFVLYDEDKPVGAARLREVNGEGKVERVCILSSHRKKGLGEELMNAMETAAIERSLPSLILYAQTQAEDFYKKLGYLTTSKEPFLDANIPHVAMKKALKSS; this comes from the coding sequence TTGATTAAGACGTATACAACGAGCGAACAAGGCTTTCAGGATGCACTAGCTGTAAGAAAAGATGTTTTCGTTCGCGAACAGCAGATTGATGAAAAAGAAGAAATTGATAACAATGAAGATGTCTCCCTCCATTTTGTACTTTACGATGAAGACAAGCCGGTTGGTGCAGCTAGACTTCGTGAAGTGAATGGAGAAGGCAAAGTAGAACGAGTTTGTATCTTGTCTTCTCATCGAAAAAAAGGACTAGGAGAAGAATTGATGAACGCTATGGAAACAGCAGCCATCGAACGTTCTTTACCAAGCCTTATATTATATGCGCAAACTCAGGCAGAAGACTTTTATAAAAAACTGGGGTATCTCACAACCTCTAAAGAACCATTTCTTGATGCTAACATCCCGCATGTAGCAATGAAAAAAGCATTGAAATCGTCGTAG
- a CDS encoding YjcG family protein, giving the protein MKYGIAIFPSKNLQDKVNSYRKRYDPHYALIAPHITLKEPYEATEEEIQEQISYISSVAKNIDPFSILINKVGSFHPVNNVIFLKVNEADEIKSLHEQLYSGPLEHQQPYNFVPHLTLGQKLSDEEHSDVLERLRMIDIEHEERIDRFQLLYQLDNGSWTVYETFRLGKGV; this is encoded by the coding sequence ATGAAATACGGTATAGCTATTTTTCCATCAAAAAATCTACAAGATAAAGTGAATTCCTACCGAAAGCGGTATGATCCGCATTATGCCCTTATCGCACCTCACATTACTCTTAAGGAGCCTTATGAGGCAACTGAAGAAGAAATTCAAGAACAAATCTCTTATATTTCTTCTGTTGCAAAGAACATAGATCCGTTTTCTATCTTGATTAATAAAGTAGGATCTTTCCATCCTGTTAACAATGTTATTTTTCTAAAGGTTAATGAAGCTGATGAAATTAAATCACTGCATGAGCAGTTATATTCTGGTCCACTTGAACATCAACAACCATACAATTTTGTACCACATTTAACACTGGGACAAAAGCTATCTGATGAAGAACATTCAGACGTTTTAGAGCGCTTACGTATGATTGATATCGAACATGAAGAGCGAATCGATCGTTTCCAACTTCTCTATCAGCTTGATAACGGTTCATGGACAGTCTACGAAACATTTCGACTTGGAAAAGGAGTTTAA
- a CDS encoding alpha/beta hydrolase, producing MAILKGSITDDKIYSNYLNEEINLLIYLPAKFTPLVKYPILIAQDGRDYFQLGKLAKTADRLMEEENLQSCIIVGVNHKGIEDRKAKYDPTGEKHENYIRFMAFELTSYLNEKFNTLQLGAGMGLIGDSLGGYIAFKLSILYPNTFGKVIVQSPYVPESLIETVESIEQMQTLTIYHSIGDEEEQFTNPEGVTKDFLTPNRQLSKLLNNLALDYEYAEFQGNHLWVNWQKDLIPALRFLYSD from the coding sequence ATGGCCATACTTAAAGGTTCAATCACAGATGATAAAATATACAGCAACTACTTGAATGAAGAAATTAATTTGCTCATTTATTTGCCTGCAAAGTTTACTCCACTCGTCAAATACCCGATTCTAATCGCCCAAGACGGCAGAGACTACTTTCAGTTAGGAAAGCTGGCTAAAACCGCCGATCGTCTAATGGAAGAAGAAAACTTGCAGAGCTGTATCATTGTTGGTGTTAATCATAAAGGAATAGAAGATCGAAAAGCAAAATATGACCCAACCGGAGAAAAACATGAAAATTACATTCGTTTCATGGCTTTCGAGCTTACCTCTTACTTAAATGAGAAGTTTAACACGCTCCAACTTGGTGCGGGCATGGGCTTAATCGGAGATTCTTTAGGTGGCTACATAGCCTTTAAGCTTAGTATTCTGTACCCTAATACTTTTGGTAAAGTAATCGTACAGTCTCCTTATGTTCCTGAAAGCCTTATTGAGACCGTTGAATCCATTGAACAGATGCAAACGTTGACCATTTATCATTCTATCGGTGATGAAGAAGAACAATTTACGAACCCCGAAGGAGTAACGAAAGATTTTTTAACTCCAAACAGACAGCTTAGTAAGCTTTTGAACAATTTAGCTCTTGATTATGAATACGCCGAGTTTCAAGGAAATCATCTGTGGGTAAATTGGCAGAAAGACTTAATTCCCGCGTTAAGGTTTCTTTACAGCGACTAG
- a CDS encoding phosphatidylglycerophosphatase A family protein, with translation MNNRVHSREVEAAARRLLNERGVTIPEIAEIVYEMQIPFSPGLTKEECIESVDAVLMKREIQHAILVGVELDMLAEQRKLSEPLQSIVEQDEGLFGVDETIALGAVFGYGSIAVTTFGHLDKFKMGIIQKLDTKIANGKVHTFLDDLVASIAANASSRLAHRLRDKQERLDLEEIKIRDEEEKIG, from the coding sequence TTGAATAATAGAGTGCACAGTCGAGAAGTTGAAGCAGCGGCAAGAAGGCTGTTGAATGAAAGAGGCGTCACAATTCCTGAAATCGCTGAGATTGTATATGAAATGCAGATACCATTTTCACCTGGCTTAACGAAAGAAGAGTGTATAGAGAGTGTCGATGCTGTTCTGATGAAGCGTGAGATTCAGCACGCTATTCTTGTTGGCGTAGAACTTGATATGCTTGCCGAACAAAGGAAATTATCTGAACCTCTTCAAAGTATCGTTGAACAAGATGAAGGTTTGTTTGGGGTAGATGAAACAATCGCACTTGGAGCCGTTTTCGGATATGGTTCTATAGCTGTTACAACTTTTGGACACCTAGACAAATTTAAGATGGGTATTATTCAAAAATTAGATACAAAGATAGCAAATGGTAAAGTGCATACATTCTTGGATGATCTTGTTGCAAGTATTGCAGCCAACGCCTCAAGTCGACTCGCACACAGACTTCGAGATAAGCAGGAGCGCCTTGATCTAGAAGAGATTAAGATTCGTGATGAGGAAGAGAAGATTGGTTAA
- a CDS encoding short-chain fatty acid transporter, with amino-acid sequence MKLLISFSNRFMQRYMPDPFLLVILLTFFVCGLALFATDSTPVQIINYWGTGFWSLLTFSMQMVLILVTGHVMASSPLFKKLLGSLAKLPKTPGQAIILVTLVALVACWINWGFGLIIGALFAKEIAIKVKGVDYRLLIASAYSGFIIWSGGLSGSVVLTIATPGHFTENIMGVVPTSETIFSSFNLIILAGLFMMVPIINRLMVPPSEKAFVIDPALLEEKDSFEAASKEEILQTPANRLENSQLLSILIGLLGISYLVYYFTNNGFALNLDIVNFLFLFIGIILHKTPRLFLKAVTDAVKNASGIIIQFPFYAGLMGIVTSSGLVAVLSNMLISFSNEHTFHLFTLWSAGLVNFFVPSGGGQWAVQGPVMLEAAQNLGVSLSKTAMAVAWGDAWTNMIQPFYALPALAIAGLKAKDIMGYGLVMMIITGVFISGVFLLL; translated from the coding sequence TTGAAACTTCTAATTTCGTTTTCAAACCGATTTATGCAAAGGTACATGCCCGATCCCTTTCTGTTGGTCATCTTACTGACGTTCTTCGTATGTGGCCTAGCACTATTTGCTACAGATAGCACCCCTGTACAGATAATCAATTATTGGGGTACAGGTTTTTGGAGTTTATTAACCTTTTCCATGCAGATGGTATTAATATTAGTGACTGGTCACGTTATGGCAAGCTCCCCGCTATTTAAGAAACTTTTAGGTTCCTTAGCAAAATTACCAAAAACACCTGGCCAAGCTATCATACTCGTAACGTTAGTAGCTCTTGTCGCATGCTGGATCAATTGGGGATTCGGTCTTATAATAGGTGCCCTATTTGCAAAAGAGATCGCGATAAAAGTAAAAGGAGTGGACTATCGGTTACTAATCGCAAGTGCTTATAGCGGCTTTATCATATGGAGTGGAGGTCTATCAGGTTCTGTTGTGTTAACGATTGCTACACCGGGACATTTTACCGAGAATATTATGGGTGTTGTTCCAACGAGCGAGACAATCTTTTCATCCTTCAACTTAATTATTCTAGCCGGCCTGTTCATGATGGTACCGATCATCAACAGATTAATGGTTCCACCGAGTGAAAAAGCGTTTGTCATCGATCCTGCTTTGTTAGAGGAAAAGGATTCTTTTGAAGCAGCAAGTAAAGAAGAAATACTTCAAACTCCTGCTAATCGACTTGAAAATAGCCAGTTATTGTCCATTCTCATCGGCTTATTAGGAATCTCTTACCTAGTCTATTATTTCACGAATAATGGGTTTGCCTTAAATCTGGATATTGTAAACTTTTTATTCCTATTTATCGGTATCATCTTACATAAAACTCCACGGTTATTTTTGAAAGCGGTTACGGATGCTGTAAAAAATGCTAGCGGAATTATTATTCAGTTCCCTTTTTATGCAGGACTAATGGGAATCGTGACTTCATCAGGACTAGTGGCTGTTCTATCCAATATGCTTATTTCCTTCTCAAACGAACATACTTTTCATTTATTTACTTTATGGAGTGCAGGTCTTGTTAACTTTTTTGTTCCTTCTGGCGGTGGACAATGGGCGGTTCAAGGACCTGTAATGTTAGAAGCAGCGCAAAACTTAGGTGTTTCTTTATCAAAAACAGCAATGGCAGTAGCTTGGGGAGATGCATGGACAAACATGATCCAACCTTTTTATGCCCTTCCTGCTTTAGCTATTGCTGGATTAAAAGCAAAAGACATCATGGGATACGGTCTTGTTATGATGATCATTACTGGGGTATTCATCTCTGGCGTGTTTTTGTTGCTGTAA
- a CDS encoding CotD family spore coat protein, giving the protein MALFKRPGIFAKKGMVPNMGAMGPTMGAMGQMAPTMGAMQQMPQMGGCGYPAVSPSQYYPPQVMPAQYSPTNQQFQYNQQDVYVPMIHPTQTTQVNQMNYKYVHYFPQNTNVVNQATQQNLCGTVQPIMAPCPPPCPPPCGPCGPWRKK; this is encoded by the coding sequence TTGGCTTTATTTAAACGCCCTGGCATTTTTGCCAAAAAGGGAATGGTTCCTAACATGGGTGCAATGGGACCTACAATGGGAGCAATGGGACAGATGGCGCCTACGATGGGAGCTATGCAACAGATGCCACAGATGGGTGGATGTGGATACCCAGCAGTATCACCGTCTCAATACTATCCTCCACAAGTTATGCCTGCACAATATAGTCCTACGAATCAACAATTTCAATATAACCAGCAAGATGTATATGTTCCGATGATTCATCCAACTCAAACGACTCAAGTCAATCAGATGAACTACAAATATGTACATTACTTCCCTCAGAACACGAACGTCGTAAACCAAGCAACGCAGCAAAACCTTTGTGGAACGGTACAACCAATCATGGCACCTTGTCCCCCGCCATGCCCACCGCCATGTGGCCCATGTGGTCCTTGGAGAAAGAAGTGA
- a CDS encoding SDR family NAD(P)-dependent oxidoreductase, which yields MSRDTKVVIVTGAAKGIGKQIAIDFAKAGYIPSLIDFDKNELESTLSEVTSIQKDAIAITCDVKNPDEIIQAVAETHNKLGDIHCLINNAGLSKWKSPYELSVDEWDDILNTNLRSVFLFSREAAKYMSQSGGGSIINMASTRAAMSEPHSEAYAATKGGIVALTHALAASFTDDYITVNSISPGWIHTGDYKELREVDHEQHLSKRVGMPADISRACLFLAQSDNNFITGENLTIDGGMTRKMIYEH from the coding sequence ATGAGCCGTGATACAAAGGTTGTAATCGTTACAGGAGCAGCTAAAGGGATAGGTAAACAAATCGCAATTGATTTTGCCAAAGCAGGTTATATTCCTTCATTAATAGACTTTGATAAAAATGAACTTGAATCAACATTGTCTGAAGTTACATCAATTCAAAAGGATGCAATCGCGATAACATGTGACGTTAAGAATCCTGATGAAATCATTCAAGCAGTAGCAGAAACACATAATAAATTAGGTGATATTCATTGTTTAATCAATAATGCGGGTCTTTCAAAATGGAAGTCTCCTTATGAATTATCAGTAGATGAATGGGATGACATTTTAAACACAAACTTAAGAAGCGTATTTCTTTTCTCAAGAGAAGCAGCAAAGTACATGTCTCAATCAGGTGGAGGATCTATTATCAATATGGCCTCAACTCGTGCTGCCATGTCTGAACCACATTCAGAAGCATATGCTGCAACTAAAGGTGGAATTGTCGCTTTAACCCATGCTTTAGCTGCATCATTCACGGATGATTATATTACCGTTAACTCAATCAGTCCCGGCTGGATTCATACAGGAGATTATAAGGAGCTGCGTGAAGTTGATCATGAACAACATCTCTCAAAAAGAGTAGGTATGCCAGCTGATATTTCAAGGGCATGCTTATTCTTAGCGCAGTCTGACAATAATTTTATTACCGGGGAAAATCTTACGATCGATGGCGGGATGACTAGAAAAATGATCTATGAACATTAA
- a CDS encoding cation diffusion facilitator family transporter — MQSDQQKRVERGVYLSLGAYIFLSIVKLVSGLFYNSDALVADGLNNATDIIASIAVLIGLKISRKPADEDHPYGHLRAETIASMVASFIMVVIGIEVLISSIKKMFNGVETEPSLTAALIALFGAAVMIIVYLYNIKVAKETDSQGLKAAALDNRSDAFVSIGAAVGIFGAQIGLPWLDPAAAVLVGLIIIKTGWEIFTETSHNLSDGFDYEEGKEMEHKILDVEGVENVGDLKARKHGNRAIIDVTIKVDPSLNVVESHEITEKIEDTIKEAYNVESIQVHVEPEDGKNKDNPLK; from the coding sequence ATGCAATCTGATCAGCAAAAAAGAGTGGAACGCGGTGTATATCTTAGTTTAGGAGCATATATTTTTCTATCAATCGTAAAACTTGTGTCAGGCCTTTTTTATAATTCTGATGCTTTAGTTGCGGACGGATTAAACAATGCTACAGACATAATAGCGTCTATAGCCGTATTAATAGGGCTGAAAATTTCAAGAAAGCCTGCAGATGAAGACCATCCTTACGGTCATTTACGTGCAGAAACGATTGCTTCGATGGTTGCATCGTTTATCATGGTTGTAATCGGAATAGAAGTATTGATCTCTTCTATTAAAAAAATGTTTAACGGAGTTGAAACAGAGCCTTCTCTTACGGCAGCCCTGATTGCACTGTTTGGTGCGGCTGTGATGATTATCGTTTATTTGTATAATATAAAAGTGGCGAAAGAAACAGACAGCCAAGGGCTAAAAGCAGCCGCTCTCGATAACCGTTCAGACGCATTTGTTAGTATTGGGGCAGCAGTCGGAATCTTTGGTGCACAGATCGGTTTACCTTGGCTAGACCCCGCAGCAGCCGTTCTTGTTGGCCTTATTATCATAAAAACTGGTTGGGAGATTTTCACTGAAACCTCCCATAACCTTTCAGATGGCTTTGATTATGAAGAAGGCAAGGAAATGGAGCACAAGATTCTAGATGTTGAAGGTGTAGAGAACGTGGGGGACCTGAAAGCTCGTAAACACGGTAACCGAGCTATTATCGATGTAACGATTAAAGTTGATCCTTCCCTTAATGTAGTGGAAAGTCACGAAATCACAGAAAAGATAGAAGACACGATTAAAGAAGCTTATAATGTCGAGAGTATACAAGTTCACGTTGAACCAGAGGACGGAAAGAACAAAGATAATCCATTAAAGTGA
- a CDS encoding VOC family protein, producing the protein MKITGVHHVQICIPREKEDEARAFYEGILQLEEIPKPEALRKNGGMWFQFGHQQLHIGVEDQIYKGKHHPAFLVDDLLSLKEHLALHQIQIQEELPIPGFSRFTIRDPFGNRIEFIQSSSL; encoded by the coding sequence ATGAAAATAACAGGCGTTCATCATGTCCAAATATGTATTCCACGAGAAAAGGAAGATGAAGCACGAGCTTTTTATGAAGGAATTCTGCAACTTGAAGAAATACCAAAACCAGAGGCTCTTCGAAAAAATGGTGGGATGTGGTTCCAATTCGGTCATCAACAACTACACATCGGAGTGGAAGATCAGATTTACAAAGGTAAACACCATCCCGCATTTTTAGTTGATGACCTCTTAAGCTTAAAGGAACATTTAGCTCTCCACCAAATACAGATACAAGAAGAACTCCCGATTCCGGGATTTTCTCGGTTTACGATAAGAGATCCATTCGGAAATCGGATAGAATTTATTCAGTCCTCTTCACTTTAA
- a CDS encoding sulfite exporter TauE/SafE family protein: MKTLYILIFVGFIATFIGTLSGSGGMINFPIMLLLGVPVHSAIAANKFANMFSSFSSFFVLLRKNDTKLTPYLISGVISLLGGIAGGLTASSISRENLTIIALFLLTGALFLTFLKTKRETNPNHEIKQLPVSKYPYLFGIGAYDGLFGPGQGTLQMQLFLRNGFTYIRTLSFTRFNTFLSCTGAVFTYLWAGHYLWNVAIPLTIGSICGAQAAVKLAPRLKTKQVTILMRTVTVLLILQLMIQWR, encoded by the coding sequence GTGAAAACACTGTATATCCTTATATTCGTCGGCTTTATAGCTACTTTTATCGGCACTCTTTCTGGAAGTGGGGGCATGATTAATTTTCCGATCATGTTATTGTTAGGTGTTCCCGTCCACTCTGCGATTGCAGCGAATAAATTTGCCAACATGTTCAGTTCTTTTTCCAGCTTTTTTGTTCTCTTACGAAAAAATGATACAAAGCTTACGCCTTACCTGATTTCAGGTGTCATCAGTCTGCTTGGAGGAATTGCAGGCGGCTTGACTGCTTCATCAATCTCTCGAGAAAATTTAACCATCATCGCTCTCTTCTTACTCACAGGTGCACTCTTCTTAACCTTTCTAAAAACAAAGAGAGAAACAAATCCTAATCATGAGATCAAACAGCTGCCTGTAAGTAAATATCCCTATCTTTTTGGTATCGGAGCTTACGATGGCTTATTTGGTCCAGGTCAGGGAACCTTACAGATGCAGCTTTTTTTGCGAAACGGCTTTACCTATATTCGCACTCTTTCGTTTACGCGATTTAATACGTTCTTAAGCTGCACTGGAGCTGTATTCACTTATTTGTGGGCTGGTCATTATCTGTGGAACGTAGCCATACCGCTGACGATTGGAAGCATCTGCGGAGCACAAGCTGCTGTAAAGCTTGCACCTCGTTTAAAAACAAAACAAGTTACAATCCTCATGAGGACTGTAACTGTTCTGCTTATTCTTCAATTAATGATTCAATGGAGGTAA
- a CDS encoding LysR family transcriptional regulator, with the protein MQLSEFRILKVLAEELNMRKASERLYVSQPALSQRLQTIESNWGTIIFIRSQKGLNLTPSGEKILAFVTEVLQKEELVKEELQSLSEHVHGTLKLAVASIIGQYWLPHVLKEYVNLYPHVNISLITGWSSEIIKHLYEDKIHLGIVRGNPEWRGSKEHILSDHLYLVDTTISSLDELSDTTKPFIQFRSHSTYYQEIQDWWHTHFKTTPQKTIVVDQIETCKQMALNGIGYAILPSISLRPEDDFYKIPLTDKKGNAIKRDTWLIHHGTGSELKQVNAFMDLILKLTNE; encoded by the coding sequence ATGCAGTTATCTGAGTTTCGTATATTAAAAGTTCTTGCTGAAGAATTAAACATGAGGAAAGCATCTGAGCGACTATATGTATCTCAACCTGCTCTTAGTCAGCGGCTTCAAACGATTGAGAGCAATTGGGGAACCATCATTTTTATTCGTTCTCAAAAAGGATTGAATCTAACACCTTCAGGAGAAAAGATTCTAGCTTTTGTTACGGAAGTGCTTCAAAAAGAGGAGCTTGTAAAAGAAGAACTTCAATCTCTCTCAGAGCATGTTCACGGCACATTAAAGCTTGCGGTGGCCTCTATCATAGGTCAATATTGGTTACCTCATGTGCTAAAAGAGTATGTGAATCTATACCCTCATGTAAATATTTCACTAATAACGGGTTGGAGTTCGGAAATCATTAAACACCTTTACGAAGATAAGATCCACCTTGGAATTGTTAGAGGAAACCCCGAGTGGAGAGGCAGCAAAGAACATATTTTGTCAGACCACTTATATTTAGTCGATACGACGATCTCATCACTTGACGAACTTTCTGACACGACTAAACCATTTATTCAGTTTAGGAGTCACTCAACCTATTATCAAGAAATACAAGATTGGTGGCATACTCATTTTAAAACGACACCACAAAAAACGATCGTTGTTGACCAGATTGAAACGTGTAAACAGATGGCTCTAAATGGAATTGGTTATGCGATCCTGCCCTCAATCAGTCTTCGGCCAGAGGACGATTTTTATAAGATTCCACTAACAGATAAAAAAGGGAATGCCATTAAACGAGATACTTGGCTCATTCATCACGGTACCGGATCGGAGCTCAAACAAGTGAATGCGTTCATGGATTTGATTCTAAAACTAACGAATGAATAA
- the dapD gene encoding 2,3,4,5-tetrahydropyridine-2,6-dicarboxylate N-acetyltransferase: MKMMDANEIISFIQNATKSTPVKVYVKGNLENIDFGKETKVFHSGNTAVLFGEWKDIEAALKANESNIEDFVIENDRRNSAIPLLDMKNIKARIEPGAIIRDQVEIGDNAVIMMGASINIGAVIGEGTMIDMNVVLGGRATVGKNCHIGAGTVLAGVIEPPSAKPVVVEDDVVIGANAVVLEGVTVGKGAVVAAGAIVIEDVEPYTVVGGTPARVLKKIDEKTKSKTEIRQELRQLND; this comes from the coding sequence ATGAAAATGATGGATGCAAACGAAATTATCTCATTTATCCAAAACGCAACAAAATCTACACCAGTAAAAGTTTATGTAAAAGGTAATCTTGAAAATATCGATTTTGGGAAAGAAACGAAAGTGTTCCATTCAGGCAACACGGCTGTCCTATTCGGTGAGTGGAAAGATATTGAAGCTGCTCTAAAAGCAAATGAAAGCAACATTGAAGACTTCGTGATCGAAAATGACCGTCGCAACTCAGCGATTCCATTGTTAGATATGAAGAACATCAAAGCTCGTATTGAACCAGGTGCAATCATTCGTGACCAGGTTGAGATCGGTGACAATGCCGTAATCATGATGGGTGCTTCTATTAACATTGGAGCAGTAATCGGTGAAGGAACGATGATCGACATGAACGTAGTACTTGGTGGACGAGCTACTGTAGGAAAGAACTGCCACATTGGTGCAGGAACTGTGCTAGCAGGTGTTATTGAACCACCTTCAGCAAAGCCAGTTGTTGTAGAAGATGATGTAGTAATTGGAGCGAACGCAGTTGTTCTTGAAGGCGTTACGGTAGGTAAGGGTGCAGTCGTAGCTGCAGGTGCGATTGTGATCGAAGACGTAGAACCATACACTGTGGTTGGTGGTACTCCAGCTCGCGTCCTAAAGAAAATCGACGAAAAAACAAAATCAAAAACAGAAATCAGACAAGAGCTTCGTCAGTTAAACGACTAA